Sequence from the Streptomyces spinoverrucosus genome:
CGTCACCGCCCTCGCCCGCGCCCGCTCCGCGGAGGATCCCGGCCCGGACACACCCGCCGGGCCCGCCGTCCGCGCCTGGCCGGGACCATCGCGCCCCATACCGGAGCCCGGTCCCGGCGAGCTGGACCTGCGGGCCCTGCTCCGTCTCTCCCTGGCGGCCTCGGACCGTTCCGGGCGGCTGCGGCCCGCCCCTTCCGCGGGCGCGCTGCACCCGGTGGACACCGAACTCGTCGTGGGTGCCGGCTGCCCGCTGCCGCCCGGACGCTACGGCTACGACCCGCTGCGCCACCGCGTGCACCGCCTCGGCCGGGAACCCGACGGCACGCCGCCCGGGGCGACCGTCGAACTCTCCGTCACCCCACGGCGCACGGTCTCCCACTACGGACACCGGGCCTGGCCGCTGATACTGCTGGACACCGGGCACGCTGCCGCAGCGCTGTGGCTCGCGGCGCGCGCGCTGGGCACGTGCGCCGCCCGGCTCAGGCTGGACGGTCTCGCCGAGTCCCCGCTCGCCGAGGTGCACTTCGACCTGCCCGAGCGGACGGATCAGGTTCGCCCACGCGACGGCACGCGATGGACCGATCCGTGTCTCGGCTCGGGCGCGCCCACG
This genomic interval carries:
- a CDS encoding nitroreductase family protein; this translates as MTYAQEASGGLGRPTAHADEDRPPDLVTALARARSAEDPGPDTPAGPAVRAWPGPSRPIPEPGPGELDLRALLRLSLAASDRSGRLRPAPSAGALHPVDTELVVGAGCPLPPGRYGYDPLRHRVHRLGREPDGTPPGATVELSVTPRRTVSHYGHRAWPLILLDTGHAAAALWLAARALGTCAARLRLDGLAESPLAEVHFDLPERTDQVRPRDGTRWTDPCLGSGAPTPGALLARRSAPPPLTGTPSRDVLRAVLATAVQASAGELSWCAAVGEPQPELVELAPDGTLRRLAAGEARPTLAVWAARQAWIADAGAVLLAYGCPADADAPRIRRAHLRAGFAVHLAQVAAVRHGPAARPVGSWQQADLGAALGTPPGRDWIVHGLALGTTHPDEEKTS